taggaggagtaagcatcccctgttgaccggtcacacctgccgtgagccccatatcctgatcaggtaaacggagttatccgcagtcaaaatcagtgtgccaagaacggcttaacaatcggtatgaaacacgtcagacagcatttgacccaatgcgaggttgtagaTACTTAGCAACGGGCAAAATGCAACTATGTAATGGGAATGACATGGGTGTTTCGCAGCCTACAGTTTCGAGGGCAATATCAGTGACACTGCAAAGCCTATCTTCGGACAGAATGGTGCAGCAATTTATCAGGTTTCCCGTGCAAGCTGACCAAATTCGTCGAAATCAAGAGCACTTTTTCCAAGTCGCAGGATTTCCTGGGATTGTTGGTGCTATTGATGGGACACATGTGCAGATTATTGCCCCAAgtgttaatgaaaatgaatttataaacaGGCATCATTACCACAGCATAAATGTACAAGTAGTTTTTGATGCCAGTTACAAAATTCTTGATGTTGTGGCAAAGTGGCCTGGTTCAACCCATGATTTGAGGATTTTGAGGGAGAGTGGACttcatgttttgtttgaaaacaacCACATCCCAGTGCACACCCATCTCCTTGGCGACAGTGGCTATCCATCTCGCAGATGGTTACTCACTCCCAATCTTGAGACCCCTACCGGGTGTCCAGACCAACTACAATAGGTACGACTACATACCATATAAgttgatatgaaatataaaacaagGATGTAATTCAAACGTGTGAattactatatatgtatatatatatatatatatatatatataaagcaaaattaaattatataaagtAAAAACTCATTTAACTATTATACAGGGCACATAAAAGAACACGCAGCATTGTTGAAAGGGACATTGGTAAGCTGAAACGCCGTTTCCATGTATTACATGGTGAAGTACGCCTCTCTCCACAAAAGACCTGTCAAGTAATCATAGCTTGTGCCGTGCTCCACAACATATGTAAAGATAGACAAATTCCAATTCCTGATGAAGACCCAGATGAAAACCCTAATGATGCTGAGGATGATGATACGAATCACCATGATGGGGGAGCAGTCCGTGGCAACAACAATGGGACGTTGTACAGACAACTGTTTGCTGTGACTCACTTTTGAGACATAACTGTTGCAcggaaattttcattcattgatatcttattaaaatataacaataatatatttgtgtttaagtactttttttttcttaaaaccAAAAACAACTTCTTAATTTGAACATGTACTAAAATACAGTATAAAAAACAGTGAATATTTACAGAATATTTCAAAGTCACCAGGATTCACAGACAAACagtcattactacatgtataggTCATTTGCCTATTGGCAGGGTCCCAAActatgaaacaaaaatatgaacacaaatatcaaatgcagttttaaacAAGATCTGCAattatgtgaattatatacatattatgcatagAATGAGATTTATGTATTTCATGTGTAATTCATATTCAGACAAGattgaattaaagataaacAAGTAAAAATCAAGAATTGTGATCCAACACTTTTGGGTGGTTGTCATTAAAGCAATGCACCACCTcaaggttaattttttttaaaaggtaggtcaaacgtcaatgTCAGAAGATCAAATCTTTTGTACAAGTAAATAgttcttgtcaaaagaaataccTTGTAaacatgcaaagtgaagataatgaacagtgatcaatctcataactcctacaagcaatgcaaaatagatagatgtataaacatgaaatatgaaagccctaccactcgccattcaaaagttatgaccgtAGGGTTAAAGTTCGCACTTTCaatagtttttaaaacaacttttGTTTGTGAAACAATAAGCTCCTGTGTATACTAAAGTCAATAGTGATCAAGGTCACACGATGCAAATGTCATGACTTTGACCATGGATTGGCTCTACAAATAACttaaattccctttacctaagggtGCTTTGTTTCCTAGATTCTAGagaaaaaatcaaaaatgtaaaaatgctGTGGTATTAAACTAATCTATAGGATGTATatgatagaaaaaatatttgtgttatttatcattaattgaaaatttaataCAGATCATCATCACCTATTCCTCcttcaatttttttcaatttcatttcacaatattcaatttGGAGATGAAGTTTCCGAATTGTCATTTCCTCTATTTCACTTTGCCTGTTGTGGTTGTCTGTCTGGACTTTGGCgcatcttgtacatgtatttcctgcTGGCACAGAGGAAGAGGCTGAAGGAACATGTAGAGGAGCTGGCAATGGCAATCTTGGTGAGAGGGGTATGATAGGAGGCGATGTCGTGCTGAACTCAGGTTCACTCTGAACAATCTGAACATTactacaataaaataaaaaaaaataatgaggCAATAAAGCATAACAAACTTGgcattattttttgataatttggaagTGAAATATTTCTAACTCATTACATGAAGAATTATGTTGGATCACAAGTACTGTATATACACATGAACAGACTGTTGCAGAGAGTCAAGTTTTgctgtgttttttttatttaaaaaaaaattttttaacaccataaaacaagatgtgtttgtgaaatgaTTATGTATTTGTAGAAGGAAAAATGGTCTATATGTAGGTCTTGaacattttatgttttttaagagagtaaaaatgtacaatatatactCAGATGGATGAAACCCCGATGTACAGGTATGAAACGCTCATTTGAACCTGTTAGtggatttaatttaaaaataatacatatgaaatagaaatgtgATACCAGTATTGGCATTGATTAACACAATACACTCAATATTAATAAATTTCATGTGATTTAGCAACTTGATACATTTAAAGTAGGTTATATTTACAGTCTTGTTATCCCATCATGACTGAAAATTAATACTGAAATTACCAAATGTTCCCATCATTGGTCAGCAATTGAAGCAAGGAAGAGTCAATCCCTCCCTGTACTCCATCAATGATGGCATTTTCTTCCCCAATCACCATCTGCACTGTCTCGGCTATGACATTCAGGGGTTTGGGTGGAGGTCCTCCGCctgtttaattaattttatagaAGCATAATATCTTTACTGTAGTAGCTGGCcataattttattataaagTCATTTCAATGTGTATATGCGGtatcttttttttatatttccaaAACAGCTATTGTGAGCCCACTTTCACCTCTTTATTTATGGGTGCTTTCTCGGACGTCGTCGTTTGCCAAtaataaatatagattttaaaaaatcaatacacTATTTCAAGTAAGGGGGAGTACGTGGTCACACGATCACGGAGGCAGTGTGACAATTCCATTTTGCCCTAAACacaatttaaaataaacattcctTGTCTTTCTAGATATAGTACGTTTGGAAAACTCTGAAGTGAAATTAATAGTTATACCGGCATGTTGATCCGCCCAACAGACGACATATGATTGGGCCCCTAATATTCATGGAAAGGATTTTCGGGCTAAGATACGATAAAAAATTTAGGATCAGGGGATAAAAATAGTGTCAGTCGGGAAACCGTACACAGACACAtttcttttggggggggggggggggggggggggggggggtgttacaaCAAATATATAGTAACACCACCCTTAATCTGTTAATTTCTCGCCCGTTCTGCAGAAATTCTTCATTCAACCTAAAAATATATGAGCAAAATTGCAAAAGGGATTGTTTGAGTTTGATAAATGTTACCTGTTccatttgggtttttttatagCTGGAAATCTCTGCTTTGGAAGTGGACAAAAGATTCTGCCACTTCTTTTCCACTTCCTCCACTGTCCTCTGTGTATTAACGGCGGAGGCATTCAGTCGCCCTGTCAACTCTTCCCAAGCTTCCTTCTTCATTCTTGACCTAACTTTGACCTCAGGATGTTCTTCTCATTTATCATAGTTACCAGCATCAGACATTCGTCCTGCGTCCAGTTTGCCTTTCTCTTCTTTCCTCTCTTTTCGTCTGTTATTTGATCCGCCATTTTGCTTCTATCGTCTGTAccgaaatttatttttaaacacgGTTCCCCTCTTTTAGCACTTAAGATATATTTAAGTGTCGCATGTCTTACGTAGTTAAGTATAGCACTTAGTGTGTTTATGAATTATACTTAAGTAGTTTTACTTAACTAAGTACTCATTTAGTACTTAAGTAGACTTTtaagtgtaaaacttatatatttttatgaatcccggcccaggggtgcaggaatgctgaaatttacaattaatgttcctcctgttctaaatatgtttcacaccaaatttggaaagaattggaatgatagctATCAAgaataagttaaaaatgtctattgttcacacatttaataactgaccattttggccccaccctgataccaaaacccctacccctgggatcatcaaatttacaattttggtaaaggactacctgttcttcctaaatatctatttactttcaatctagtatcaatagcattaaaggtGTAATTTAAGCGTtttccacataaacactatataacaagtttggccccgccctggggtcagaacccctaccccggggatcatgaaatttacaattttggtagaggccttcctgctctacatcactatgcatttagtttttcttacatgtgtgtggttcttgagaagaagatttttgaaaattggtcaattttgggtagtttttgccctgcccctagggccccaggggtgctggagtcctgaaatttacaattgatgtcccctttgtcccaatgatgcttcataccaaatttgaaaagaattggactggtagttattaagaagaagttaaaaatgttcaattgttaacacacgacggaCGGACGAtaaaaaccaattgcaataggttgatcacctgagtttactcaggtgacctaaaaatatgaTGGTTTTTCTACTTTTAGATTACATCActtttctaaactttttcaaattGGCATTTACATCCAAGGATAattaacataatcatttacaatatcttaagacaaaattcaaatttcttacacactccattttgtttttcctttcaaataatcCATCTCTTCTACAACTTTTTCCTTTCCCCACCACACAGGTCTTGTTGCATCATGGGCATCATTGAGTGCAATTTCTTCAAATGGTCTGAGTTTTCCACACAAAAAATGATACAAAGGTAGACAGCATAACCATGTAGGATCATGTGTTGTCCTTATGGAATTAATCAATTTTCCCAATGCTTCCGATACTTTTCTGAAATAAGCAAGTTTGAGACACTAAGACAGGTGAATTTTAAATCCCTTAGCTCCACGGTAACAGAATGAAGACTCTTTCTTATCAATTAGTCTGACTACTGTATCCTTGCAGTTCTGATTAGgaagattttatttctttatcaaattCCTATGTACAACATTAAACCAAGGAAATAAATTAAAtgtctacatgtatgtctaacCAGATATTATTGTAATGGCAAGCATCACAAAAGGACCCCACTTTGTGGCATTATTTGCTAAGTTCAAGATCCATAACTCTTTCCAATATAGGTCAACAAAGCCCaaactcaaatttgatatgtgcAACCCATTGGTACAAGTTCATGAATAAATTTTCTATTCATTAGCTGCAGGGATAGCCAAataaagaggcccatgggtcctGTCAGTCACCTtgaccctgctgttgttcatttgttgtacatgtatttctaagattgctttttaatattttaatattaccatgaaaacttttatccccttaTTGCTACCCCAACTCAACCCCAAAGGTCACAATATAACCATGATACAAGGTCATAAGGTCAACAACTATGATAtaaaagccctaccttaaacagttcaggagatattgcctagatgattaactttttttttcttgaaagtaGGTAATAATCAAGGGTCAAAGTTGCAAGATCAAAACAAAAGAGAGGTTTTTCCACAAGGAATGCATATTACATGAAACATGAAagatatactactcaaaatttgataaggatcatagatatttttctgtttaaaaaataaataactgcataactggcaatattgtgtccaagtgaaatcaaaaacgtcttcaacaaacttgcacgtgcatt
Above is a genomic segment from Ostrea edulis chromosome 3, xbOstEdul1.1, whole genome shotgun sequence containing:
- the LOC130052635 gene encoding uncharacterized protein LOC130052635, which codes for MVIGEENAIIDGVQGGIDSSLLQLLTNDGNICNVQIVQSEPEFSTTSPPIIPLSPRLPLPAPLHVPSASSSVPAGNTCTRCAKVQTDNHNRQSEIEEMTIRKLHLQIEYCEMKLKKIEGGIGDDDLY